acaaTGCCCACAATGGGGGTCTGGGGTTCTTTACCTTAGCCGCTGTGTGAGCGGCAGCCATGCTGACTTAAAGGGGCCACCCCCTCTATAAATGTTGGCCCTGCCACCCAAGAACATTTAACAGCAaaacctgggggtggggagagagaccagaCTTCACATTTTTCAGAGTGGCAACCTTGGACCAGACTTGGTTGGACCCTGAAAATCTAGGTCGTGAGGTAGTGGACCAGACAGGTAGTGCGAGAGAGCGGCCATTTtaaggatgggaaaatgagggcatagAGGAAGGCCACGATGCAAGATAGTCCACAAGCTATGACCCGAGCGAGACCTTCAAACTAGTGATCTGTTCACGAGGCTGATGCTCTCCGTCTGCTGCGGGAGTCCCTGGAAGTAGGAGATGGCTCTTTATGGTCCCCAGCTCTGCGGCGATAGCTGCCTCCCTAGCCCACGCTTAAGTGAATCAGCGTTTGGGGAAGAGCCACAACGAGAGCCCCCCCAAACTCATCTTAGGCAGCCACCAGAATCTTTTTCACCCatgtgctaggccatgctgccctccAGTGGCTCAGGCTTCTCTAGCACCGTGTTTGATGCCGAAGGTGATTGCGCTGATGGAAAGCTGCCCTAAAACCTAAAGAGAAAAGCTTGTCTACCTGGGATGCCTCTGTGAGCCTTACATTCTCCTCTAATTTCCCAATTTGGGATTTCGGCTTTTAACCAGCCCTGAAATGCGTGGCTCTGCTTTTTTCTGCAACGAGGTGGGACCTGGTATCGTATTAAACGCCAACTAGAAACACACTTTGCCCCTGCGAACTACACTCCACAttattcttctttcctccctccatgtCACTGAcccttcaccttcctcctcccaggcTGTTTTTGTGAAACTCAAAACCAAAATGCCATTCAGCAGAAGCCATCTGGCAGAGCTGTTTTCAGGAACACCTGTTGTAAAGATGTGCGTTTGATGCGATCAAAGACAAATCCTTTGAAACGCATATCTACAAAGTAAATCAATTTAGAGAAGTTCAAGTTGCATTGCTCCCCCTGATTAAAATGAGGAATTCGTTTTGTAAAAGACTAGTTACAATTGTACCCTGATTCTGTGCTCCAAACTTCAGCCTGCTGTGGAAAATCAGCAGAATCCTTTACCAGTTGAACTTTTATTAGGCCTTTTTAAACATTTTATGGCTGCAAGGCAATCCCTTTTACAAGATTTCACCTTGTCTGGAGGAACAGAGTGACAAACTTGATGCCCCTTAGTTCAAGTGACCAGATGGTTTTCAGCCTGCTcccaaagagaaaagagaacCCCTCTCTTTAGCACACACTAATGACCTGTCAGCCGCTTTCAGCATTCAGAATGTGGACCCAGTGCTTGTTGTTTAGGCTCCGTACTCTGATcagttcatcaatggtatttattgagtgcttgctctgggcaaagcactgctctaagcagttgggagagtgcaatacagtagaattagcagacaattcTGAACTCTGGAATTTGAGTCTACATTGGTTCTTTCTGTATCTTTTGGGCTTTTCTCCAGGATGTTGTTTTCTTTAGGGTGTTTGAAAAAAATAACACAATCTCACGGAACATCCCTTGTCCAGGTGCACAAACAATTGTGCTGCTTGTTGCTCCGGGTTAGGCAGGAGAAAGATGGTGGCTGGGAGTTTTAACACTTCATAAACCAACTTCTGCAGCCAACAAACTTCAGTTACTTCCATTTCCATCTCTATTTTGATCAGAATGGTTCTAACATCTTCTGTCCCAGCAGGATATCCTGGCTGCACTTTCTGAACAACAGGTTCTCCACATTAGTCCTGAGCAATATTACCCTGTTACATCCCCGCTGAGGCAGCAGCTTTGTCATTAAGCAGCAGGCAAAACCTTTTCTTTAAAAAGGTTTTTCCATACATTTGTGCAGATGGCAATTAGACTTGATGCCAAATTGAGAGAAATAGTCAGAATATTGAATCCCAGGTAGACATTTTCGCAAAAGGGAAGTCCAGCCATTTATTGCTGCACCTGAACACATGTTGAGAGATAAAAGAACTAGTATAAACCCTCCTGGGAGTTCTGAGTAAGGCTATCAAAACAAATTACATTCCCGTTTGAGGCCCGGCCCCATTTATGACCGCCACAAATGGTCTACAACCAATTACCAGTATTatttctgacatttgttaagcactcggtgcacagcaatgtactaagcgctggagaaaggTACAAGGCCCGGCACCTGACCCACTGAGGCCTCGCAACCTAAAagatgggagggaggcagacacgcTGGGAGAAAAATAACCAGTGAAATGTTTTCAAGTTCAGAAATTGCAGCTGGGGTGAGTTGCGATTGTACTGTTTCCATCTGCCCTGTGGCTAAAGCCCGGATGAGGCCTTgcttctttctccctgcctcccagatctTATCGTGGGAGGAAGCTGCCTGCTGGGGTGGAGCATTTCAGCGCCCCCATTTGTACTAGGCACATCGACTCCCCCACAGCTCCAAGACCTACTGTACCTCGCCAAAGTCCGGGTGGGGTGTGTGGTGAGTTCTGTTGGGCTCCAAGTGTCTGCTGATGGAAGCCCACGTCTTCCCAGTATGCTCCAGTTGGGCTCTCCATGTGGTCTGTTGCTGGTCTTTGCAGAGTGCAGGGTTCCATGGTCGGCTCATGTCAATCCTTTGTGGAAGGGGCTGTGTGTCTAGTCTATACAGAAATCCCTCAGGCTGaccttctgccccctctcccccccacccgtgCTGAACctcagaatttgagccccatcAGTTTCTTCCAGTGACAGACTTCTCTCCAGGCAGTTGTTTTCTTAGCATGCTTTGAAAAACACAGTTCTTGAATGTCCCTTGTCCAGATGTAGCAGAAATCcctatccctttctctcctcGACTCCAGCTGAGCGTCTGGTGTACAGGAACGTGGAGCTTGGATTCTCAGCCTGGGCCAGCGAGGCTGGGGGTCACCCTAGTTAGGGGCTTAGCAGATGTTCGCCCCCTCCAAGATGGTGGTCCCGCTCCCTAGCGGGAAGCAGGAAGTGGTTCTGGATTGTCCTCATCGAATGCTTCCACCTCAGCCAATTTATATCTGTAAGGACCCAATGTGCCAATCTGGTCTCATTGTCTTGATGCTTTTTGTTCCCTCTGCTTTCCTGTTTCAGGAGCTGGagaagctggggctgggggacagTGTGGACCTCCACGTGTATGAAATTCCAGTGGAATACAAAACAGTACAGAGGCTAATTCCTGCCCTGTGGGAAAAGCACAGTCCACAAGTGAGTGACTAAAACCCCAAACCAGCAGGATAGGTTGATCCTGGGCCCCTGAGGATTGAGTGTGCAACTCTCCTTTGGGAAGTCAAGGGCCCCAGTGCAATCGCAAGATCTGGAGGCCGAGAGGGTGAGGGGTGGTGGGTACATGTTGGGCTGTAGGTGGTGCTGCCAGCAAAGACAGCTCCCGCGGTCCCAATCCTCCCAGCCCATTTTGCTGgctaccctctcccaccccaactcTGAGGTGGTACAGATAATTCCTGGGAACCACCCTCATTATGACTTTCtcacccccttcgcctcccctccctGGCACCGGCACCTCATTCGAGGAAATGTGACCTCTGCATGTTTGGTTGAAACTCTGACTCTTTCATCGATGGTGGGGCAATGATGTCTGTAACTCAACTCGCATCTAAAGTATTCTTAGCACTTGTCATCCTTTTCAGCGCCAGTAGTAAAACCCACATGATCATACCCAAGTGACGAGGTCCACTGTAGCTTCGTTAAAATGTGTTTCTGATGTCAGTCCGATAAATGAGCCTAAGCTGAAAGTGAGTCTGTGACCAGGCCTTTAGGAAAGCGCGTTGTTTTAGTGGGAAAGCTCTCTGGAAAGGCCTTCCCTGGCACCCCACAGCTAAACTGGTCACCTGGACCGGCTTAGCTCTCCTAATGCAGGGCAAATCCTAGGCAGCTGGAGCGGTCAGGTCAGACTGAGGATGTGTGACCTAGGACCCAGAGAAAGATCCCTGTGCTCTTTGGCCTTGGGCTGCTCTCCTCCCAGGGTTGAGCAGAGCACAGGGTTAGCCAGTCGGCATGCTCCTTCCTCTGCAGCTGGTGGTCCATGTGGGGGTGTCGGGCATGGCAAACACCGTCACCTTGGAAAAATGCGGACACAACAAAGGGTACAAAGGGCTGGACAACTGCCGCTTCTGCCCTGGCTCCCAGTGCTGTGTGGAGGATGGGCCAGAATGTATCGACTCCATCATAGACATGGACGCCGTGTGTAAGAGAGTCACCACCCTGGGTCTGGATGTCACGGTGACCATCTCCCAGGATGCTGGCAGGTAGGACACCCCAAGCAGCGGGGGAAACATCCCTGGGTTTCTGAGGCACTcggagctcctttttttttttttcctcccaacacAAAGCCAAGGTCTAGTAGGAGAGATAGACCaggtgagagccccatgtggactcggGTCAGCTTGTGGGTCATGAGCCAAAACTGGCCAGGTTCAGATCCATCCCCtattgccccttctctcccccgcctccagtTAGAACTGCTGCAGGCGGTGAAGGCGGGGCTGCAGTGCAGCTGAAGCGCTGCAGCCTGGGGGCAGAAATCACATCTGATTGAATGCACCATGCACTCATGGTGGTGGTCCCTGGAAgtcaggcctggaccccctccgGTCCCAATCAGATCTCCTCCGTCCCACGGCTCAGCTTGGCTTGGGCTGGACGAGAGGTTTTCCGTCCATGTACGGTTCGACCCCAGGTGCTCGCCTTTCTTCCAGGGTGGGTGATGGTGCTGCCCGCAAGCCCAAGTGGTTGAGCAGCATAAGAACACCCTGGCAGAAGAGTACCTGGAGATGCGGGTGAGGATGGCGCCCAGACCCAGGAAGCGGGGATCTGCGGCCGAGATGCGAGTGTGGAGTTTTTAGCTCCAGTGCGGAGAACCTCCTTCCTCCGTCTGGTCCATCCTCCCCGCGTCCACAGCGCTACCAGCTCACCCAAGCTGCTGAGCTTCATTCGTTCTCGTTGACTTGCCGCTCTCGCAATTTTGCTGAAATTTAATTTCCTGCCACTAAAGACCCTGCTATGTttcgcttctttttttttttttgt
This genomic stretch from Ornithorhynchus anatinus isolate Pmale09 chromosome X1, mOrnAna1.pri.v4, whole genome shotgun sequence harbors:
- the PGPEP1 gene encoding pyroglutamyl-peptidase 1 isoform X2 — encoded protein: MEQPKKAVVVTGFGPFGEHTVNASWIAVQELEKLGLGDSVDLHVYEIPVEYKTVQRLIPALWEKHSPQLVVHVGVSGMANTVTLEKCGHNKGYKGLDNCRFCPGSQCCVEDGPECIDSIIDMDAVCKRVTTLGLDVTVTISQDAGRATADLRLFTSPRWENHIMQTNWAGLCKPSLRRCWMFWSNPKAKSTVTMNTEAGQGSYHFCTSQTVPSCLRTLASSPSP
- the PGPEP1 gene encoding pyroglutamyl-peptidase 1 isoform X4; its protein translation is MEQPKKAVVVTGFGPFGEHTVNASWIAVQELEKLGLGDSVDLHVYEIPVEYKTVQRLIPALWEKHSPQLVVHVGVSGMANTVTLEKCGHNKGYKGLDNCRFCPGSQCCVEDGPECIDSIIDMDAVCKRVTTLGLDVTVTISQDAGRYLCDFTYYTSLYQSHGRSAFVHVPPLGKPYNADQLGRALQAIIEEMLDVLEQSEGKINCHHEH
- the PGPEP1 gene encoding pyroglutamyl-peptidase 1 isoform X3 yields the protein MNCVGGEIEEESENSVGVGAVKGFGPFGEHTVNASWIAVQELEKLGLGDSVDLHVYEIPVEYKTVQRLIPALWEKHSPQLVVHVGVSGMANTVTLEKCGHNKGYKGLDNCRFCPGSQCCVEDGPECIDSIIDMDAVCKRVTTLGLDVTVTISQDAGRYLCDFTYYTSLYQSHGRSAFVHVPPLGKPYNADQLGRALQAIIEEMLDVLEQSEGKINCHHEH